A single window of Paracoccus sp. MBLB3053 DNA harbors:
- a CDS encoding urea ABC transporter substrate-binding protein, giving the protein MKDMQRRHFLGLGAAGLLATPFLARPALAAADKIQIAGIHDASGGIDIYGRPMINCLNLAVDKLNAAGGVLGREIELVNYDPQSNMQLYAQYATEAATRQRAAVVFGGILSASREAMRPVLDRYRTLYFYSLLYEGGVCDRNTFCMGSTPGQTLEKFTPYVMQKFGGKKVYVLAADYNYGQITTRWIEKFVRENGGDVVRADFFPLDVNDFGSTIRQIQAQAPDIVMSVLVGGAHNAFYRQWLASGMKDKIPMASTTFGIGNEQVLTTSEEHDGIIVSYAYFDGIKSPENEAFKTEYYAKFGDKADAITEGGAMTYHAVNLWAKAVEMAGTIERDPVIEALETGLSFSGPAGVTTINAQTHHNTLDSYIAEVRANNYVVLESFSQQPPSDTLAVCDLGANPNDATQYVVEVPEIAG; this is encoded by the coding sequence ATGAAAGACATGCAACGCAGACATTTCCTGGGCCTGGGTGCTGCAGGCCTTCTTGCAACCCCCTTCCTTGCGCGCCCGGCTCTGGCCGCGGCCGACAAGATCCAGATTGCGGGAATTCACGACGCATCGGGCGGGATCGACATCTATGGACGTCCGATGATCAACTGCCTCAACCTCGCGGTGGACAAGCTGAATGCCGCCGGCGGCGTCCTTGGGCGCGAGATCGAACTGGTCAATTATGATCCGCAATCGAATATGCAGCTTTACGCGCAGTATGCGACCGAGGCGGCGACGCGACAAAGGGCGGCGGTGGTTTTCGGCGGCATCCTCTCGGCCTCGCGCGAGGCGATGCGCCCGGTGCTGGACCGTTACCGGACGCTGTATTTCTACAGCCTGCTTTACGAAGGCGGTGTCTGCGACCGGAATACCTTCTGCATGGGATCGACCCCGGGACAGACACTTGAAAAATTCACCCCCTATGTGATGCAGAAGTTCGGCGGCAAGAAGGTTTACGTACTGGCGGCCGACTACAATTACGGCCAGATCACCACGCGCTGGATCGAGAAATTCGTCCGGGAGAATGGCGGCGACGTCGTCCGGGCCGATTTCTTCCCGCTCGATGTCAATGATTTCGGCTCGACCATACGCCAGATTCAGGCACAAGCGCCCGATATCGTCATGTCGGTTCTGGTGGGCGGCGCCCATAACGCCTTTTACCGCCAATGGCTCGCTTCGGGGATGAAGGACAAGATCCCGATGGCCTCGACGACCTTCGGCATCGGCAATGAGCAGGTGCTGACCACCTCCGAAGAGCATGACGGGATCATCGTGTCTTATGCCTATTTCGACGGGATCAAGTCGCCGGAAAACGAAGCGTTCAAGACCGAATATTACGCGAAATTCGGCGACAAGGCCGACGCGATCACCGAAGGCGGCGCAATGACCTATCACGCCGTCAACCTGTGGGCGAAAGCGGTCGAGATGGCGGGCACGATCGAACGTGACCCGGTGATCGAGGCGCTGGAGACGGGCCTTTCCTTCTCGGGTCCGGCGGGCGTGACCACGATCAACGCCCAGACCCATCACAACACGCTCGACAGCTATATCGCCGAAGTGCGCGCCAACAACTACGTCGTTCTCGAAAGCTTTTCACAGCAGCCCCCCAGCGACACGCTGGCGGTCTGCGACCTCGGGGCGAACCCGAATGACGCGACGCAATATGTCGTCGAAGTGCCGGAGATCGCCGGCTAG
- a CDS encoding ABC transporter permease subunit, which produces MDYVAIILLQTTISIANLVLISAGLAVIFGMMRVINFAHGEFLMLGGYTAVIAAQHGVPLLLSCFVLAPILVGLVGLVVEYLVIRHLYGRLLDTMLATWGVSLILIGLVTVSFGNSVSGISTPFGSVAIGRFTIGLYELFLVAVTIALVVAGYLVMRFSRIGLIARATMQDREMAEALGINQRAVYRATFVTGAALSGFAGALIAPIAGVVPTIGASYLAKCFITVISGGPAIIAGTLSASGLLGGVNVIMTFLSTPVLAEVALLATAVILLRVLPQGITSKFFRRSQ; this is translated from the coding sequence ATGGACTATGTCGCGATTATCCTTCTTCAGACCACGATCAGCATTGCCAATCTGGTGCTGATCAGCGCCGGTCTTGCCGTCATCTTCGGCATGATGCGCGTGATCAACTTCGCCCATGGCGAGTTCCTGATGCTGGGCGGTTATACCGCCGTCATCGCCGCTCAGCATGGCGTGCCGCTGCTGCTGTCCTGCTTCGTGCTGGCACCAATTCTGGTCGGGCTGGTTGGGCTGGTCGTGGAATATCTGGTGATCCGCCATCTTTACGGGCGGCTGCTGGACACGATGCTGGCCACCTGGGGCGTCAGCCTGATCCTGATCGGTCTTGTCACCGTCAGTTTCGGCAATTCCGTCTCGGGGATTTCGACGCCCTTTGGCAGCGTCGCCATCGGGCGCTTCACAATCGGCCTTTACGAATTGTTCCTTGTCGCCGTCACCATCGCCTTGGTCGTCGCCGGATATCTGGTCATGCGCTTCAGCCGGATCGGGCTGATCGCGCGGGCAACGATGCAGGACCGCGAGATGGCTGAAGCGTTGGGGATCAACCAGCGCGCGGTCTATCGCGCCACCTTCGTCACCGGCGCGGCGCTGAGCGGGTTTGCCGGGGCGTTGATCGCACCAATCGCCGGCGTGGTTCCGACCATCGGCGCTTCATATCTGGCTAAATGCTTCATCACGGTGATCTCGGGCGGCCCGGCCATTATCGCCGGAACGCTGTCTGCCTCGGGGCTCTTGGGCGGCGTCAATGTGATCATGACCTTCCTGTCGACCCCGGTTCTGGCCGAGGTGGCGCTGCTGGCGACGGCGGTCATCCTGCTACGGGTCTTGCCGCAGGGGATCACCAGCAAATTCTTCCGGAGATCGCAATGA
- a CDS encoding branched-chain amino acid ABC transporter permease, with product MKYPTVTSGRLGMAAMILAAAWALIVVPSGGDMTLILSGSIYCAFAILALSLALIWGFSGILSFGQTAFFGIGGYAYAVLALNIGDTTAAALLAILVAAAVAAAIGYFMFWGRLGDVYLGVITLVLSLILYRFINQTSGSEWKIGKAPLGGFNGIPSTPILTDLQGAPLWPEQIYVLCVLALILSYVICRLLLATGFGRVVVALRENELRAELLGYDTRLYKLGAFCISGGLAGLAGVLFANCVFVSPNMFSLATSSQLLVWVIVGGLGTLAGPVIACFLLLAFSNWLGTLNAGAWLDPNLVMGLVLTLFVLVLPKGILPLMQAGCDRLLAVVRHRSTAAKVMAQEEM from the coding sequence ATGAAGTACCCAACCGTGACTTCGGGCCGCCTTGGTATGGCGGCAATGATCCTTGCCGCCGCATGGGCGCTGATCGTTGTGCCATCGGGCGGGGACATGACGCTGATCCTGTCTGGCTCGATCTATTGCGCCTTCGCCATCCTCGCGCTTTCACTGGCGCTGATCTGGGGATTTTCCGGCATTCTCAGCTTTGGCCAGACCGCGTTTTTCGGGATCGGCGGCTATGCCTATGCGGTGCTGGCGCTGAATATCGGCGATACAACCGCCGCGGCGCTGCTCGCGATCCTTGTCGCGGCGGCCGTGGCGGCGGCGATCGGCTATTTCATGTTCTGGGGCAGGCTGGGCGATGTCTATCTGGGCGTCATCACCCTTGTCCTGTCGCTGATCCTCTATCGCTTCATCAACCAGACCTCGGGCAGCGAATGGAAGATCGGCAAAGCGCCACTTGGCGGGTTCAACGGCATTCCCTCGACCCCGATCCTGACCGATCTGCAAGGCGCACCGCTCTGGCCCGAGCAGATCTATGTGCTTTGCGTGCTGGCTTTGATCCTGTCCTATGTCATCTGCCGGTTACTGCTGGCGACCGGTTTCGGCCGGGTGGTGGTGGCCCTGCGCGAAAACGAGCTGCGTGCCGAATTGCTCGGCTATGACACCCGGCTTTACAAGCTGGGCGCATTCTGTATCTCCGGGGGGCTTGCCGGGCTGGCGGGCGTGCTTTTCGCCAATTGCGTCTTTGTCAGTCCGAATATGTTCAGCCTTGCGACGAGTTCGCAATTGCTGGTCTGGGTGATCGTCGGTGGGCTGGGCACGCTGGCCGGGCCGGTTATCGCATGCTTTCTGCTGCTGGCCTTTTCCAATTGGCTTGGCACGCTGAATGCGGGGGCATGGCTGGACCCGAATTTGGTGATGGGGCTGGTACTGACGCTGTTCGTGCTCGTGCTGCCCAAGGGCATCCTGCCCTTGATGCAGGCCGGTTGTGACCGGCTTCTGGCAGTGGTGCGGCACCGCAGCACCGCCGCCAAGGTCATGGCGCAGGAGGAAATGTGA
- a CDS encoding ABC transporter ATP-binding protein, giving the protein MGGNYLLEARNLTMRFGGVVAVRDVSLSLREGELHCLIGPNGAGKSTFFRMLSGQHRPSSGEVLFNGRSIIGQGSARIARAGMGIKTQVPSVFNSMTVRENVMLAASRELSSVLAKKRCDEVMERIGIGHLAAAKVGILAHGQRQLVELATVIAPSPSLILLDEPAAGMTGDEVDRLGDLLIELARSCSVIVVEHDMAFIRRIARSITVFNQGSVLIEGPADQVLSDQRVRDVYLGKEVA; this is encoded by the coding sequence ATGGGCGGCAATTACCTGCTGGAGGCCCGCAATCTGACCATGCGCTTTGGTGGTGTCGTCGCCGTGCGCGATGTCAGCCTGTCGCTGCGCGAGGGCGAGCTTCATTGCCTGATCGGACCGAATGGTGCCGGAAAATCCACGTTCTTCCGCATGCTGTCGGGCCAGCATCGCCCAAGCTCGGGCGAGGTGCTGTTCAATGGCCGGTCGATCATCGGCCAGGGCAGTGCGCGGATCGCCCGCGCCGGCATGGGCATCAAGACTCAGGTGCCTTCGGTCTTCAATTCGATGACCGTGCGTGAAAACGTGATGTTGGCGGCATCGCGGGAGCTGAGTTCGGTGCTGGCGAAGAAGCGTTGCGACGAGGTGATGGAGCGCATCGGGATCGGCCATCTTGCCGCGGCAAAGGTCGGTATTCTGGCACATGGGCAACGGCAGCTGGTCGAGCTAGCCACGGTCATTGCGCCTTCGCCATCGCTGATCCTGCTTGATGAGCCGGCCGCGGGCATGACCGGCGACGAAGTCGATCGGCTGGGCGATCTGCTGATCGAGCTGGCCCGAAGCTGCTCGGTGATCGTGGTCGAACATGACATGGCGTTCATCCGGCGGATTGCCCGCAGCATCACCGTCTTCAATCAAGGCTCGGTGCTGATCGAGGGGCCTGCCGATCAAGTCCTGTCGGATCAGCGCGTCCGTGATGTCTATCTGGGTAAGGAGGTGGCGTGA
- a CDS encoding ABC transporter ATP-binding protein codes for MLDLVGVHSGYGQIPILRDITLNVSEGEFVGILGHNGMGKTTLLMTVSGALPATDGHIALNGKEITSLPVHQRARMGLGYVKQGRRIFPRLTVRENLQAACLAGGQPLTRANEMLALFPRLVPIVDRPGGVLSGGEQQILALARCLCAAPRLVMLDEPTEGIQPSIREEIVEALLMLRNRLRLTMLLVEQNEAFLGALCSRNYCLEKGRLVA; via the coding sequence ATGCTGGATCTTGTCGGAGTGCATTCGGGCTATGGCCAGATCCCGATCCTTCGCGACATTACCCTCAATGTCTCCGAGGGCGAATTCGTTGGCATCCTCGGCCATAACGGCATGGGGAAAACCACGCTGTTGATGACAGTCAGCGGGGCGCTGCCAGCTACCGACGGCCATATTGCGCTGAATGGTAAGGAGATAACCAGCCTGCCAGTACATCAGCGGGCCAGGATGGGACTGGGCTATGTCAAACAGGGCAGGCGGATTTTCCCACGCCTGACGGTGCGCGAGAACCTGCAGGCGGCCTGTCTGGCAGGCGGCCAGCCCTTGACGCGGGCCAATGAGATGCTGGCGCTGTTCCCGCGTCTTGTTCCCATTGTCGATCGCCCTGGGGGCGTTCTTTCCGGAGGAGAGCAGCAGATCTTGGCGCTGGCCCGCTGTTTGTGCGCCGCGCCGCGTCTAGTGATGCTGGATGAGCCAACCGAAGGGATCCAGCCCTCGATCCGCGAAGAGATCGTTGAGGCGCTTTTGATGCTGCGTAACCGACTGCGCTTGACGATGCTGCTGGTTGAGCAGAACGAGGCGTTTCTTGGAGCGCTATGCAGCCGCAATTACTGCCTTG